The following proteins come from a genomic window of Paenibacillus sp. CAA11:
- a CDS encoding sulfate ABC transporter substrate-binding protein codes for MTMAACSAEDGGAAAKGRRGETSLLNVSYDTTRELYEEYNRVFAVYWEKKTGQKVSITQSHGGSGKQSRSVADGQEADVVSLALDYDIDALAKRGLLRPDWRVGHKLNRPPYTSVIVFLVHKGNPLGIRDWGDLIPTGAKVITPNPQTSGGARWNYIAAWSYAMHHHQNDPVKARAFMKKLYRQVPVLDTGARGATTTFAERGIGDVLITWESEALLSIQGKGRDKFEIVYPSESISAEPAVAVVDDIVDRKGTREVAEAYLDYLYSEEGQTAIAKHFFRPTLDSVKEQYKSQFRGLKLYTVGDYGGWATVEDEHFSDGGVFDQIYTPVN; via the coding sequence ATGACGATGGCGGCTTGCAGTGCAGAAGATGGAGGAGCAGCCGCCAAGGGGAGGAGGGGAGAGACTAGTCTGCTAAACGTCTCTTATGACACTACCAGGGAGCTTTATGAGGAATATAATAGAGTCTTTGCGGTGTATTGGGAGAAGAAGACGGGACAGAAAGTCTCGATCACCCAGTCTCACGGAGGCTCGGGCAAGCAGAGCCGGAGTGTTGCGGATGGGCAGGAGGCGGATGTGGTGAGCCTTGCTCTTGATTATGATATTGATGCTCTGGCGAAACGAGGCCTCCTGCGTCCGGATTGGAGAGTGGGACATAAGCTGAATCGTCCCCCTTATACCTCTGTGATCGTGTTCCTGGTGCATAAGGGCAATCCGCTGGGCATCCGGGATTGGGGTGATCTGATCCCGACCGGAGCTAAGGTGATTACGCCCAACCCCCAGACGTCCGGAGGTGCGAGATGGAATTATATAGCGGCTTGGAGCTATGCTATGCACCATCATCAGAATGACCCAGTTAAAGCCAGAGCTTTCATGAAGAAGTTGTACCGCCAAGTGCCTGTGCTGGATACAGGTGCCCGTGGAGCTACGACAACCTTTGCGGAGCGAGGCATCGGAGATGTGCTGATCACCTGGGAGAGCGAAGCGCTGCTGTCTATCCAGGGAAAGGGCCGAGATAAATTTGAAATCGTATATCCATCCGAGAGCATTTCGGCAGAGCCGGCTGTGGCGGTAGTGGATGACATCGTGGACCGCAAGGGAACTCGGGAGGTGGCTGAAGCCTATCTGGACTATCTCTATTCGGAGGAGGGGCAGACGGCTATAGCCAAGCATTTTTTCAGACCGACGCTGGACAGCGTCAAAGAGCAGTATAAGAGCCAGTTCAGAGGGCTTAAACTTTATACGGTCGGTGATTATGGAGGCTGGGCCACGGTTGAAGATGAGCACTTTAGTGATGGAGGCGTGTTTGACCAGATTTATACTCCTGTAAATTAG
- a CDS encoding DUF421 domain-containing protein produces the protein MSLGEITLKLVIGFLGLWVMTRLLGKKEISQLTPFDFISSLMLSELLGNTVYQKDVSILELLFALALWAVLSFLFEKLTQVVKRPRGLLNGKPSIIIRHGQVDMKELRRNGLEFDQLRMLLRKQSIFYMKEVAYAIFEADGTLSVMKKSAKESVKREDFNLPDQEVHLSYGLVEDGVILRHNLELIGKDEAWLRGELEKQERSLERVAFAEWKLDEGLFVLDHKDGSFDRPGSDMDD, from the coding sequence ATGAGTCTTGGAGAAATTACGTTAAAGCTGGTGATTGGCTTTCTAGGCTTATGGGTTATGACACGTCTGCTCGGCAAGAAGGAGATCTCTCAGCTGACCCCGTTCGACTTTATTTCTTCCCTGATGCTCAGTGAACTTCTGGGAAACACCGTATACCAGAAGGATGTCTCCATCCTTGAGCTGTTGTTCGCCCTTGCACTATGGGCCGTACTTTCCTTTTTGTTCGAGAAGCTTACGCAGGTTGTGAAGCGGCCTAGGGGACTGCTTAACGGCAAACCCTCTATTATTATCCGCCATGGGCAGGTGGACATGAAGGAGCTCCGGCGCAATGGATTGGAATTTGACCAGTTGCGTATGCTCCTTCGGAAGCAAAGTATCTTTTATATGAAGGAAGTGGCCTATGCGATCTTTGAAGCGGATGGAACGCTCAGTGTGATGAAGAAGTCTGCTAAGGAGTCCGTGAAGCGGGAAGACTTCAATTTGCCGGATCAGGAGGTTCATCTGTCCTATGGTCTGGTGGAGGATGGGGTGATTCTTCGTCATAATCTGGAGCTGATCGGCAAAGATGAAGCCTGGCTGAGAGGGGAGCTAGAGAAGCAGGAGCGCTCCTTGGAACGGGTCGCGTTTGCGGAATGGAAGCTGGATGAAGGTTTGTTCGTGCTGGATCACAAAGACGGTTCGTTTGATCGCCCAGGCTCGGATATGGATGACTGA
- a CDS encoding sulfite exporter TauE/SafE family protein — MPLLTTTVIEIFLIAILAGVMGSILGLGGGIIVTPALTMLFGIDINHAIGASIISVIATSSGSAVAYLRDRITNVRVGMFLEVATTVGAITGALIGTLIAPQLLYIIFALLLLYSAYAMIKKASQETPQNVPLHPLAAKFKLQGEYYDKALNQTVAYNVDRVPQGFGVMYGAGVISGLLGIGSGSFKVMALDVFMKMPLKVSSATSNFMMGVTAAASAGIYLLRGDINPVISAPVALGVLIGATVGSRVMQRMKSKTIRKLFIPVMIYVALQMMYEGWRG, encoded by the coding sequence ATGCCGTTGTTGACGACAACTGTAATTGAGATTTTTCTTATTGCTATTTTGGCAGGAGTTATGGGATCCATTCTAGGCCTTGGTGGCGGAATTATTGTGACCCCAGCTCTGACTATGCTGTTCGGCATTGATATTAATCATGCGATTGGAGCGAGCATTATTTCGGTCATTGCTACTTCTAGCGGCTCTGCCGTAGCCTATCTTCGGGATCGGATCACAAATGTTCGGGTGGGGATGTTCCTGGAGGTAGCCACCACGGTGGGGGCCATTACAGGTGCCTTAATCGGCACCTTAATTGCACCGCAGCTGCTGTATATCATCTTTGCGCTGCTGCTGCTGTATTCAGCGTATGCGATGATTAAGAAGGCTAGCCAGGAGACGCCGCAGAATGTGCCGCTGCATCCTCTTGCAGCGAAGTTCAAGCTGCAGGGAGAGTACTACGATAAGGCGCTTAATCAGACCGTAGCCTATAATGTAGACCGGGTGCCGCAAGGGTTTGGGGTAATGTATGGCGCAGGTGTAATTTCGGGGCTGCTGGGAATCGGAAGCGGAAGCTTCAAGGTGATGGCGCTCGATGTGTTTATGAAGATGCCGCTCAAAGTATCCTCGGCTACCAGCAACTTCATGATGGGTGTCACGGCGGCAGCCAGCGCAGGCATTTATTTGCTGCGGGGAGACATTAATCCTGTAATCTCCGCGCCGGTTGCGCTGGGCGTACTGATCGGAGCCACAGTCGGATCGCGGGTTATGCAGCGAATGAAGAGCAAGACGATTCGCAAGCTGTTCATCCCGGTCATGATCTACGTTGCGTTGCAGATGATGTATGAAGGCTGGAGGGGTTAA
- a CDS encoding DUF1634 domain-containing protein, which yields MNQVQGKENSRIESVEIAISKLLRIGVVLAALVIFAGLVQLLITGDSGYPEDTYPTGFGAIWSGLLEWKSVAVIETGLLLLILTPIFRVVVSLVTFLQEKDYKFVAISSIVLVILIISFVIGKAG from the coding sequence ATGAATCAGGTTCAAGGCAAGGAAAACAGCCGCATTGAATCAGTAGAGATCGCGATCTCCAAGCTGCTGCGTATTGGTGTAGTGCTGGCGGCGCTGGTGATTTTTGCTGGCTTGGTTCAACTGCTGATAACAGGAGACAGCGGATACCCGGAGGATACTTATCCGACTGGGTTCGGCGCAATTTGGAGCGGCCTGCTCGAATGGAAGTCTGTGGCCGTCATTGAGACAGGGCTGCTGCTGCTTATCCTGACACCGATTTTTCGCGTTGTTGTGTCCTTAGTGACCTTTTTACAGGAAAAGGACTATAAATTTGTTGCGATATCATCCATTGTACTCGTGATTCTTATCATCAGCTTTGTGATCGGCAAGGCGGGCTAA
- a CDS encoding NAD(P)-dependent oxidoreductase encodes MRILLYGATGTIGKRILNEALRREHEVTVVVRDSSRLGMDERPDRLHVITGDVMIPDSVAEAAEGQEIVISAIGPKFGEENDLLEAARSLVEGVKRSGARRLIVVGGAGSLEVAPGVRLMDTPEFPEEIRPLARAHAEAYEVYADSDIDWTYLSPAAVIEPGERTGQFRIGMKQLVTDELDNSRISAEDYAVALLDEVEDPQFIRSRFTVAY; translated from the coding sequence ATGAGAATCTTACTGTATGGAGCGACAGGAACGATCGGTAAGCGAATTTTGAATGAGGCGCTGCGGCGTGAGCATGAGGTCACCGTGGTGGTGCGCGATTCTTCGAGGCTTGGCATGGACGAGAGGCCGGATCGGCTTCACGTCATTACCGGTGATGTGATGATCCCCGATTCTGTAGCCGAAGCGGCAGAAGGCCAGGAAATTGTCATCAGTGCCATCGGGCCGAAGTTCGGAGAAGAGAACGATCTGCTGGAGGCCGCGCGTTCTTTGGTTGAGGGCGTTAAGCGCTCAGGAGCCAGACGGCTCATCGTTGTTGGCGGAGCGGGCAGCCTTGAGGTAGCTCCGGGAGTAAGGCTGATGGACACGCCGGAGTTCCCGGAGGAGATTCGCCCGCTGGCCCGTGCGCATGCTGAGGCTTACGAGGTATACGCAGACTCGGATATTGACTGGACCTACCTTAGTCCAGCAGCGGTTATTGAGCCGGGGGAGCGCACAGGACAGTTTCGCATTGGAATGAAGCAGCTGGTTACAGATGAGCTGGACAACAGCCGAATTTCAGCTGAGGATTACGCGGTTGCTCTGCTGGACGAGGTGGAGGACCCGCAGTTCATTCGGTCCCGATTCACTGTAGCTTATTAG
- a CDS encoding NAD(P)H-hydrate dehydratase — MRIVNAEQMRLLDHAAIQGIGLPAAVLMENAGRAIAEEVLHLCRLCRFDKAEGHPGGRIIQRPPLAGLDLSASSSFPAELSRKGECEAVNVWKTEHWLILVGKGNNGGDGIVCGRHLAAAGIRVTLLYADPPAQFTGEAGLQRTIAEQLAIPHKVYERGTLRFTEYTGVVDALLGTGAKGAPRGMYAALIREVNDSGLPVVSADIPSGLNADTGEMHDPCIQAHRTVCLAFLKTGLTQYPGAGAAGEIVVRDIGIPEHLARQAGHQDFLLTEEVLAAELGVKLGKPRQPDGHKGTYGHVLLAAGSLRMSGAGLLSARASLRAGCGLATWALPAGVLPLVIGAAPELMLAPVGEPGSDAYDATASDEVLRLLEARDVLAAGPGLGRFEGDGRFLRALWEGAKTPLVLDADALNMLADAGGLSAWPRREAATVLTPHPGEMARLAGVSTAEVQRDRIGLARRFALEHGVTLVLKGARTVIAGADGRTFVNMTGNPGMATGGAGDVLTGIIAGLLAQGLDAAAAAAYGVYLHGQAGDRAAAMRTGAASLIAGDILEAL, encoded by the coding sequence ATGAGAATTGTCAATGCGGAGCAGATGAGACTTCTGGATCATGCAGCCATTCAGGGGATCGGTCTGCCAGCAGCTGTGCTGATGGAGAATGCCGGACGGGCCATTGCCGAGGAGGTTCTGCATCTGTGCAGGCTGTGCAGGTTTGATAAGGCAGAAGGGCATCCAGGGGGGCGAATCATTCAAAGACCGCCGCTGGCTGGCCTGGACTTGAGCGCCTCCTCGTCTTTCCCCGCAGAATTGTCTCGAAAAGGTGAATGCGAAGCGGTTAACGTCTGGAAGACGGAGCATTGGCTGATCCTAGTGGGCAAAGGCAATAACGGCGGGGATGGTATCGTCTGCGGCAGGCATCTGGCAGCCGCGGGCATCCGGGTTACGCTGCTCTATGCCGATCCTCCCGCACAGTTTACAGGTGAAGCAGGGCTGCAGCGGACCATCGCCGAGCAGCTGGCCATTCCACATAAGGTATACGAGCGGGGTACGCTCCGGTTTACGGAATATACTGGTGTAGTAGATGCTTTGCTCGGAACCGGAGCCAAAGGCGCTCCCCGCGGGATGTATGCTGCACTGATTCGAGAAGTCAATGACAGCGGCCTGCCAGTTGTATCGGCCGATATTCCCAGCGGCCTGAATGCCGACACAGGTGAAATGCATGATCCTTGCATCCAGGCGCATCGTACTGTATGCCTGGCTTTTCTTAAGACTGGTCTGACGCAATATCCCGGTGCTGGTGCTGCCGGGGAGATTGTAGTTCGCGACATCGGGATACCAGAGCATCTGGCCCGGCAGGCCGGACATCAGGACTTCCTGCTGACCGAGGAAGTGCTGGCTGCTGAGCTTGGCGTAAAGCTTGGGAAGCCGCGTCAGCCGGATGGACACAAGGGAACATACGGCCATGTGCTGCTGGCCGCAGGCAGCCTGCGCATGAGCGGCGCCGGCCTGCTCTCGGCCCGTGCCTCCTTACGTGCCGGCTGCGGCCTGGCCACCTGGGCGCTGCCCGCGGGTGTTCTGCCGTTGGTGATTGGCGCAGCGCCAGAGCTGATGCTGGCTCCGGTCGGCGAGCCTGGGTCCGACGCATACGATGCGACTGCCTCGGACGAGGTGCTGCGCCTGCTGGAAGCGCGCGATGTGCTCGCCGCCGGCCCCGGCTTAGGCCGGTTCGAAGGCGATGGCCGCTTTCTGCGCGCGCTATGGGAAGGCGCGAAGACGCCGCTCGTCCTGGACGCAGATGCGCTGAATATGCTCGCGGACGCAGGCGGCTTGTCCGCCTGGCCGCGCCGGGAAGCGGCGACGGTGCTCACGCCGCACCCCGGGGAAATGGCGCGGCTTGCGGGCGTCAGTACCGCTGAGGTTCAGCGGGACCGGATCGGCCTCGCCCGCCGCTTCGCTCTTGAGCACGGCGTGACGCTCGTGCTGAAGGGTGCCCGCACCGTAATAGCCGGTGCGGATGGCCGCACCTTCGTGAACATGACCGGCAATCCGGGCATGGCGACTGGCGGTGCGGGTGATGTGCTAACCGGCATCATCGCCGGCTTGCTGGCGCAGGGGCTGGATGCCGCTGCTGCCGCGGCCTATGGCGTGTATTTACACGGCCAGGCAGGGGATCGGGCCGCTGCTATGCGCACGGGCGCGGCCTCGCTGATCGCGGGTGATATCCTCGAAGCGCTTTAG